The Mustela erminea isolate mMusErm1 chromosome 6, mMusErm1.Pri, whole genome shotgun sequence genome includes a region encoding these proteins:
- the LOC116594340 gene encoding uncharacterized protein LOC116594340 isoform X2, with protein MSTQLFPCRAAGTRRFRSRQRGRLSSTTVYRRPNALWLLREGDRGAHDTVPLLGRLIRNNVWTKCCNRCHLKDGKHTPSAPDASGTHLADPVLWHTTATAVSPRVTRQTQHRSPHLPQQRQVASADPVTMQVRGVQDASEQQSGDDTPGFVIWRAVIPDRELESWPNPVANQDALYPLERSTSTV; from the exons ATGTCAACGCAGCTGTTCCCTTGCAGGGCAGCGGGCACAAGAAG GTTCAGATCCCGTCAGCGTGGCAGGCTTTCTTCAACAACTGTTTACCGCCGTCCAAATGCTCTGTGGTTATTAAGGGAGGGGGACCGCGGCGCGCACGACACCGTCCCCCTCCTAGGACGTCTCATTAGAAACAATGTTTGGACAAAGTGTTGCAACAGATGCCACCTAA AGGACGGGAAGCACACCCCGTCAGCCCCCGACGCATCTGGCACGCAtctggcag ACCCTGTGTTATGGCACACGACGGCCACCGCCGTTTCGCCACGTGTGACACGCCAGACCCAACACAGGAGTCCCCACCTACCGCAGCAGAGACAGGTGGCTTCGGCTGACCCGGTTACCATGCAAGTCAGGGGGGTGCAAG ATGCTTCGGAGCAACAGTCTGGAGACGACACCCCTGGCTTCGTCATTTGGAGAGCTGTAATTCCCGACAGGGAGTTGGAAAGCTGGCCCAACCCTGTGGCGAATCAGGATGCGTTATACCCTCTGGAAAGAAGCAC TTCCACAGTGTGA
- the LOC116594340 gene encoding uncharacterized protein LOC116594340 isoform X1 has product MSTQLFPCRAAGTRRFRSRQRGRLSSTTVYRRPNALWLLREGDRGAHDTVPLLGRLIRNNVWTKCCNRCHLKDGKHTPSAPDASGTHLADPVLWHTTATAVSPRVTRQTQHRSPHLPQQRQVASADPVTMQVRGVQDASEQQSGDDTPGFVIWRAVIPDRELESWPNPVANQDALYPLERSTQVMLEAGGLGGSCGGRDVTILRS; this is encoded by the exons ATGTCAACGCAGCTGTTCCCTTGCAGGGCAGCGGGCACAAGAAG GTTCAGATCCCGTCAGCGTGGCAGGCTTTCTTCAACAACTGTTTACCGCCGTCCAAATGCTCTGTGGTTATTAAGGGAGGGGGACCGCGGCGCGCACGACACCGTCCCCCTCCTAGGACGTCTCATTAGAAACAATGTTTGGACAAAGTGTTGCAACAGATGCCACCTAA AGGACGGGAAGCACACCCCGTCAGCCCCCGACGCATCTGGCACGCAtctggcag ACCCTGTGTTATGGCACACGACGGCCACCGCCGTTTCGCCACGTGTGACACGCCAGACCCAACACAGGAGTCCCCACCTACCGCAGCAGAGACAGGTGGCTTCGGCTGACCCGGTTACCATGCAAGTCAGGGGGGTGCAAG ATGCTTCGGAGCAACAGTCTGGAGACGACACCCCTGGCTTCGTCATTTGGAGAGCTGTAATTCCCGACAGGGAGTTGGAAAGCTGGCCCAACCCTGTGGCGAATCAGGATGCGTTATACCCTCTGGAAAGAAGCACGCAGGTCATGCTAGAggctgggggtttggggggaagcTGTGGAGGGAGGGATGTCACCATCCTGAGGTCCTAG
- the LOC116594340 gene encoding uncharacterized protein LOC116594340 isoform X3 produces MSTQLFPCRAAGTRRFRSRQRGRLSSTTVYRRPNALWLLREGDRGAHDTVPLLGRLIRNNVWTKCCNRCHLKDGKHTPSAPDASGTHLADASEQQSGDDTPGFVIWRAVIPDRELESWPNPVANQDALYPLERSTQVMLEAGGLGGSCGGRDVTILRS; encoded by the exons ATGTCAACGCAGCTGTTCCCTTGCAGGGCAGCGGGCACAAGAAG GTTCAGATCCCGTCAGCGTGGCAGGCTTTCTTCAACAACTGTTTACCGCCGTCCAAATGCTCTGTGGTTATTAAGGGAGGGGGACCGCGGCGCGCACGACACCGTCCCCCTCCTAGGACGTCTCATTAGAAACAATGTTTGGACAAAGTGTTGCAACAGATGCCACCTAA AGGACGGGAAGCACACCCCGTCAGCCCCCGACGCATCTGGCACGCAtctggcag ATGCTTCGGAGCAACAGTCTGGAGACGACACCCCTGGCTTCGTCATTTGGAGAGCTGTAATTCCCGACAGGGAGTTGGAAAGCTGGCCCAACCCTGTGGCGAATCAGGATGCGTTATACCCTCTGGAAAGAAGCACGCAGGTCATGCTAGAggctgggggtttggggggaagcTGTGGAGGGAGGGATGTCACCATCCTGAGGTCCTAG